In Rubripirellula tenax, the following are encoded in one genomic region:
- a CDS encoding HTTM domain-containing protein: MTRHSGESVRDASPITQVKSAVTRWATGSIDAWDQFWFAPRLPHLLAVLRIFTGLMLLYSHLVLASDLFSFVGPDAWIDNEIARGLHDGAYGVPDWGRTYLWYLSNPLVLWLHHGLTIAVTLCFAAGLLTRITAPLAWFLQVMLLHRLTGALFGLDQIVTYSAMYLMLTPCGSWLSVDAWIRKRLADRIESDRRLAWLFPDATPSVAANVATRLFQLHVCVIYLFGGLAKARGTSWWDGTAIWYAAGNFEYQSLDLTWISKFPRLASLMALMTLVWEVSYAALVWPRLTRPLVLGIAVAVHGGIAIFLGMITFGCMMIAANMIFVRPEWMLGLMGHRFTGELESDDHLSDNWSDEELGAEIDTDEMAWDEDELVLEEDTGKSSIGLGSSIAGDYGVIDDEADTSGIDADLEKRAAQLDRSEQKLRAAAKKLKEKSSRIKGLESKYRERVARLKEREAKIKALVDRRRESKDE, translated from the coding sequence ATGACCAGGCATTCCGGCGAATCGGTTCGCGATGCGTCACCGATCACGCAAGTGAAATCCGCTGTGACGAGGTGGGCGACGGGATCGATCGATGCTTGGGATCAATTCTGGTTCGCTCCGCGACTGCCCCACTTGTTGGCGGTCCTGCGGATCTTTACCGGATTGATGTTGCTGTATTCGCACTTGGTGCTAGCCAGCGATCTGTTTTCGTTTGTCGGGCCGGATGCATGGATCGACAACGAGATCGCGAGAGGACTGCATGACGGCGCCTATGGCGTGCCGGATTGGGGACGCACGTACCTTTGGTACTTGAGCAATCCGTTGGTGTTGTGGTTGCATCACGGATTGACCATCGCGGTGACCCTTTGTTTTGCGGCCGGATTGCTGACGCGGATCACCGCGCCGCTGGCGTGGTTCTTGCAAGTGATGCTATTGCATCGATTGACAGGCGCACTGTTTGGGCTGGACCAAATCGTGACCTATTCGGCGATGTATCTGATGCTGACACCCTGTGGCAGCTGGCTAAGTGTCGACGCGTGGATTCGTAAGCGACTGGCTGACCGGATCGAATCGGATCGCCGGCTTGCGTGGTTGTTCCCCGACGCGACGCCGTCGGTGGCCGCCAACGTGGCAACGCGATTGTTTCAGCTGCATGTGTGTGTCATCTATCTGTTTGGCGGATTGGCAAAGGCGCGCGGTACTTCGTGGTGGGACGGAACGGCGATTTGGTACGCGGCCGGCAACTTCGAGTATCAGTCACTCGATTTGACGTGGATCAGCAAGTTCCCCAGGCTGGCGTCTCTGATGGCGCTGATGACGCTCGTCTGGGAAGTCTCGTATGCCGCATTGGTCTGGCCTCGATTGACTCGGCCTTTAGTTTTGGGAATCGCCGTCGCGGTTCACGGAGGAATCGCAATTTTTCTAGGCATGATCACGTTCGGCTGCATGATGATCGCGGCAAACATGATTTTTGTTCGGCCGGAATGGATGTTGGGGCTGATGGGCCACCGATTCACCGGCGAACTCGAATCGGATGATCATCTTTCCGACAATTGGAGCGATGAAGAACTTGGTGCTGAAATCGATACTGATGAAATGGCTTGGGACGAGGACGAATTGGTTCTAGAGGAAGACACTGGCAAGTCATCGATCGGTCTCGGATCGTCGATCGCAGGCGACTACGGCGTCATCGATGACGAAGCCGATACCAGCGGTATCGATGCCGACTTGGAAAAGCGGGCGGCGCAATTGGATCGTTCCGAACAGAAGCTGCGCGCCGCGGCCAAAAAATTGAAAGAGAAGTCGTCGCGAATCAAAGGACTGGAATCCAAGTATCGAGAACGAGTCGCACGTTTGAAGGAACGTGAAGCCAAGATCAAGGCCTTGGTCGATCGTCGCCGCGAATCGAAGGACGAATGA
- a CDS encoding TIGR03000 domain-containing protein, with protein MKCSRMFAVATATIILLGTGSVVNAGGSWGGSSGGGYGSSGGGYASSGGSGSSGGSQMGLFARLKARHASSGSSGGASSGGSSQSYTAAYSGSSSGGSSGGISSGSSGGSSGGGNVGPIRRLMAKIRANRAARHSGSHGGSSGGVTHASYSPASSGGSSSGGSSGGYASYSNYSAPAVHSVSLGASSVYESPIVQSSYESYTPMGETIIDSGSYMGETIIDGGSYMGETIIDGGSIIESAPYEGQPIGTPVPDDSIRYESAKPAVEADSAILTVAVPGDAVVTVNGHPTTSDGNVRQFMSRGLKEGFVYTYVVDVTYQINGSEKKDSKSIKLRPGDSETVEFDIPKSDEKAENDFANVQDDVITVVKLNVPASAKVSLAGNPTNGAGAVRTFRTKQLKAGEQWTGYTVRVTAEMAGKSVSKERTVDVKAGSLTELTFDFNDDSLASR; from the coding sequence ATGAAGTGCTCTCGAATGTTTGCGGTCGCCACGGCGACCATAATTTTGCTCGGAACCGGTTCGGTTGTGAATGCTGGCGGTTCCTGGGGTGGATCCTCGGGCGGTGGCTATGGTTCGTCCGGAGGCGGCTATGCTTCGTCCGGCGGGTCAGGCAGTTCGGGCGGCAGCCAAATGGGTCTTTTCGCTCGCTTGAAGGCGCGTCACGCGTCCAGCGGATCATCCGGCGGCGCATCTTCTGGTGGATCAAGCCAAAGCTACACTGCCGCATACTCCGGTTCCAGCAGCGGTGGATCATCGGGCGGAATCAGCAGCGGTTCGTCCGGCGGCAGCAGTGGCGGCGGAAACGTCGGTCCGATTCGCCGGTTGATGGCCAAGATTCGCGCCAACCGTGCTGCGCGTCATAGCGGCAGCCACGGCGGTTCGTCCGGCGGTGTGACTCACGCCAGCTACTCGCCAGCTTCCAGCGGCGGTTCGTCGTCCGGTGGCAGCAGCGGCGGATACGCTTCCTACAGCAACTATTCGGCTCCCGCCGTTCATTCGGTATCGCTTGGTGCGAGCTCTGTTTATGAATCCCCGATCGTTCAGTCGTCGTACGAATCGTACACGCCGATGGGCGAAACGATCATTGATAGTGGGTCGTACATGGGCGAAACCATTATCGATGGCGGATCCTACATGGGCGAGACCATCATCGATGGTGGCAGCATCATTGAATCGGCACCTTACGAAGGTCAGCCCATCGGTACGCCAGTACCCGATGATTCGATTCGCTACGAATCAGCAAAGCCCGCAGTCGAAGCTGACTCGGCAATCTTGACCGTTGCGGTTCCCGGCGATGCCGTGGTGACTGTTAACGGCCATCCGACAACGAGCGACGGAAACGTTCGTCAATTCATGTCGCGTGGTTTGAAGGAAGGTTTCGTCTACACCTACGTCGTCGACGTCACCTACCAAATCAACGGCAGCGAAAAGAAAGACTCCAAGTCGATCAAGTTGCGACCGGGCGATTCGGAAACGGTTGAATTCGATATTCCGAAGTCGGACGAGAAAGCGGAAAACGATTTCGCAAACGTTCAAGACGATGTCATCACGGTGGTCAAGTTGAACGTTCCCGCTTCGGCGAAAGTTTCGCTGGCCGGTAATCCGACCAACGGAGCAGGTGCGGTTCGTACCTTCCGTACAAAGCAATTGAAGGCCGGCGAGCAATGGACGGGCTACACCGTTCGCGTCACCGCCGAAATGGCTGGCAAGTCGGTTAGCAAGGAACGAACGGTCGACGTCAAAGCCGGTTCATTAACCGAGTTGACTTTCGACTTCAACGACGATTCGCTGGCCAGTCGCTAA
- a CDS encoding DUF72 domain-containing protein: MSRSVSDLPFFLGCPVWSCPHWVGQVYPPRTPRSDWLNWYTRTFNTVEGNSTFYALPTIETSKRWADEAADGFRFSFKFPRVISHELMLRNADRETAAFLDCLLPLADADRLGPTFLQLGPSFGADRFDVLERFLRRLPAEWLWALELRHADWFDESVHELRVDEMLRSMRIDKVLFDSRPLYQSPPDDDIEAVSQTRKPKTPIRQTATGQSPMLRIVGRNRPELADAYFDEWAPTVAQWIRQGLRPYVFTHAPDDARAPELARRFAARMAIEMPDLSFEIASPPMPPRQMSLLDE, from the coding sequence ATGAGTCGTTCGGTATCGGATTTGCCGTTCTTTTTAGGTTGTCCGGTCTGGAGTTGCCCCCATTGGGTCGGGCAAGTTTACCCGCCGCGAACGCCGCGATCGGATTGGTTGAACTGGTACACGCGGACGTTCAACACGGTCGAAGGGAACAGTACGTTTTACGCGTTGCCGACGATCGAGACGTCCAAGCGATGGGCCGACGAAGCAGCGGATGGCTTTCGTTTTTCGTTCAAGTTTCCGCGTGTGATTTCTCATGAATTGATGCTCCGTAACGCCGATCGCGAGACAGCGGCGTTTTTGGATTGTCTGTTGCCTTTGGCGGACGCGGATCGATTGGGGCCGACCTTTTTGCAACTGGGGCCGTCGTTTGGGGCCGATCGGTTCGATGTGCTCGAGCGCTTTTTGCGTCGGTTGCCGGCGGAGTGGTTGTGGGCGTTGGAGCTGCGACACGCCGATTGGTTTGATGAATCGGTTCATGAACTTCGTGTCGACGAGATGCTGCGTTCGATGCGCATCGACAAGGTTTTGTTCGACAGTCGACCGCTCTATCAATCGCCTCCCGACGACGACATCGAAGCTGTCTCGCAAACTCGCAAGCCCAAGACGCCGATTCGGCAAACCGCGACGGGGCAATCGCCGATGTTGCGGATCGTCGGACGCAATCGACCCGAGTTGGCGGATGCCTACTTTGATGAATGGGCGCCGACGGTTGCACAATGGATCCGCCAAGGGCTGCGTCCGTACGTGTTCACGCATGCTCCCGACGACGCACGAGCGCCCGAGCTTGCCCGCCGTTTCGCCGCACGGATGGCGATTGAAATGCCAGATTTGTCGTTTGAAATCGCGTCGCCGCCGATGCCGCCCCGTCAAATGTCATTGTTGGATGAATGA
- a CDS encoding protein-L-isoaspartate(D-aspartate) O-methyltransferase gives MKLLAITQKVLIVTGIILPRLILPGESDAADPYEAIRNELVETRIANAGVTNVRVLDAIRSTPRHEFVPKSQLARAYFDMALPIGSSQTISSPFIVASMTEALDPKPTDIVLEIGTGSGYQAAVLSPLVEHVYSIEIVDELGEQAKRTLTRLGYPNVSTRVGDGFLGWPEASPFDKIIVTCSPESVPKPLVEQLREGGQLIIPVGERYQQTLYRMTKTNGELVRQPLRPTLFVPMTGEAEDTRQQKPDPANPHVVNGDFELAAEADQSELTDYVPGWYYGRQVVRIERAGIIGGANDNTTGRGGGDGAGVSAFARFTNDTPGLSSHLLQGIAIDGKQVTMIRLSGKCRTKNVQKGPTSEAMPVVAISFYDSLRQDLGTFSIGPFRGTRSWSASSRLMRVPPQTKEAILRIGLFGATGTADFDDISIEKID, from the coding sequence ATGAAGTTGTTAGCAATCACTCAGAAGGTTTTGATCGTGACCGGAATCATTTTGCCACGACTGATTTTGCCAGGCGAATCGGATGCCGCCGATCCGTACGAAGCCATCCGAAACGAATTGGTCGAGACGCGGATTGCGAACGCGGGTGTTACGAATGTTCGTGTGTTGGATGCGATTCGAAGTACGCCGCGGCACGAATTTGTTCCTAAGAGCCAGCTCGCCCGCGCCTACTTTGACATGGCATTGCCGATCGGCAGTTCGCAAACGATCAGCAGCCCGTTCATTGTCGCGTCGATGACCGAGGCGCTGGATCCAAAGCCGACCGACATCGTGTTGGAAATCGGTACCGGCAGCGGGTACCAGGCGGCCGTTCTGAGCCCGCTGGTCGAGCATGTCTATTCGATTGAGATCGTTGACGAGCTGGGCGAGCAAGCCAAACGCACATTGACGCGGCTCGGGTATCCGAACGTGTCGACTCGCGTCGGCGATGGGTTTCTGGGTTGGCCCGAAGCGTCGCCGTTCGACAAGATCATCGTCACGTGCAGTCCGGAATCGGTGCCCAAGCCGTTGGTGGAACAATTGCGTGAGGGCGGTCAGTTGATCATTCCCGTAGGCGAACGATATCAGCAGACCTTGTATCGGATGACCAAGACCAACGGCGAACTGGTTCGACAACCGCTGCGTCCGACATTGTTCGTGCCGATGACGGGGGAAGCCGAAGACACGCGGCAACAAAAACCGGATCCCGCAAATCCGCATGTCGTCAACGGCGATTTCGAATTGGCCGCCGAAGCGGACCAGAGCGAACTTACCGATTACGTGCCCGGTTGGTATTACGGTCGACAAGTCGTCCGGATCGAACGCGCGGGCATCATCGGTGGGGCCAATGACAATACGACCGGTCGAGGCGGCGGTGACGGGGCAGGAGTTTCTGCGTTCGCTCGCTTCACCAATGACACGCCGGGGTTGAGTTCGCATTTGTTGCAAGGCATCGCGATCGACGGCAAGCAGGTGACGATGATTCGCTTGAGCGGCAAGTGTAGGACCAAAAACGTCCAAAAAGGTCCCACGTCCGAAGCAATGCCGGTGGTCGCGATCAGCTTCTATGACAGTCTAAGGCAGGATCTTGGGACATTTTCGATCGGACCATTCCGCGGTACGCGGTCGTGGTCGGCGAGCAGTCGGTTGATGCGGGTGCCGCCTCAAACCAAGGAAGCGATCCTGCGAATCGGCCTGTTCGGCGCGACCGGGACCGCGGATTTCGATGACATTTCGATTGAAAAGATCGACTGA
- a CDS encoding RNA polymerase sigma factor, protein MNFTENNIFATETTTVAELVRAAQAGDRDAFGELFQRYRPGIVALAMRRVRNADEAEELAQDVFIQAMQKIGQLRVPEAFGGWLRRIVHRMAINRITRSHNALACDPETLEATCLAIGSPDEFAEQRETAKALRESIDRLGDLDQETLKAFYLQSKSLIEMSDETGAPVGTIKRRLHVARKRLAKEMDVLQAAV, encoded by the coding sequence ATGAACTTCACCGAAAACAACATCTTTGCTACCGAAACGACCACCGTTGCTGAATTGGTACGGGCTGCACAAGCCGGTGACCGAGACGCGTTCGGCGAACTGTTCCAACGCTATCGACCGGGCATTGTTGCCCTGGCGATGCGGCGCGTTCGCAACGCCGACGAAGCCGAAGAATTGGCGCAAGATGTTTTCATCCAAGCGATGCAAAAGATCGGGCAACTTCGAGTTCCGGAAGCGTTCGGTGGTTGGTTGCGCCGGATCGTCCACCGCATGGCGATCAACCGCATCACGCGATCACACAACGCATTGGCGTGCGATCCCGAAACGTTGGAAGCAACTTGCTTGGCGATCGGATCACCCGACGAGTTTGCCGAGCAACGGGAAACGGCCAAGGCATTGCGCGAGAGCATCGATCGACTCGGCGACCTGGACCAAGAAACGTTGAAGGCGTTCTACTTGCAAAGCAAGTCATTGATCGAAATGAGCGACGAAACCGGCGCGCCGGTCGGAACGATCAAACGTCGTTTGCACGTCGCGCGGAAACGATTGGCGAAGGAAATGGACGTGTTGCAAGCAGCCGTTTGA
- a CDS encoding ComF family protein — translation MNRENWPGNNRSLRIVRYRWNLDNLDVRRSIRFALVAKKLEKTFERTAPPLSRRILNHVPDTLVTAGSALLELVLPPVCRLCSAPVGVGKDFCGNCDVALNLSAGAMVSGCRRCGMPGSMATSVRPTSSPESTYTGEPTSTDDRGPENVDLLPCPSCRSSGHEFDGVVALWSYQGRVTDAVIAAKYVHNAPLADAMGRRLGQRVQCDLNQVPADCVTYVPSHLTRQLTRGGNGNLAIAETVARVIGRPCGSLLRVNRRIDKQAWLDDEAREINVRGAFSARKSYALPRSPRITNRHILVVDDVLTTGATANEVARVLKQSGAAGVTLAVVARAVRRS, via the coding sequence ATGAACCGAGAAAACTGGCCCGGAAACAACCGGTCGTTGCGGATAGTCCGCTACCGTTGGAACCTCGACAACTTAGACGTCCGGCGTTCAATCAGGTTCGCACTGGTGGCGAAAAAATTGGAAAAGACTTTCGAACGTACCGCTCCGCCGCTTTCCCGGCGGATTCTAAATCACGTTCCAGACACTCTGGTAACCGCCGGTTCAGCCCTGCTGGAGCTGGTTTTGCCGCCTGTTTGCCGACTTTGCAGTGCCCCGGTGGGCGTGGGAAAAGATTTTTGTGGAAACTGTGACGTGGCACTGAACCTGTCCGCTGGGGCGATGGTTTCGGGGTGTCGTCGGTGCGGCATGCCTGGTTCCATGGCGACATCGGTTCGCCCCACCAGTTCTCCCGAATCCACTTACACCGGCGAACCGACAAGCACTGACGATCGCGGCCCCGAAAACGTCGATCTGTTGCCGTGCCCGAGTTGCCGCTCATCTGGCCACGAATTCGACGGTGTCGTGGCGTTGTGGAGCTACCAAGGCCGCGTCACCGACGCGGTCATCGCTGCGAAATACGTCCACAATGCCCCGCTAGCCGACGCCATGGGCCGACGTTTGGGTCAACGGGTCCAATGCGATCTGAACCAAGTCCCCGCTGACTGCGTCACGTACGTTCCCTCGCATCTGACTCGCCAGCTAACCCGCGGCGGAAACGGGAACCTGGCGATCGCTGAAACGGTTGCACGAGTCATTGGGCGGCCCTGTGGGAGCTTGCTGAGGGTGAATCGCAGGATCGACAAACAGGCGTGGCTTGACGACGAAGCGAGGGAAATAAATGTTCGCGGTGCGTTTTCGGCCAGAAAAAGCTATGCTCTTCCTAGATCGCCCCGAATAACTAATCGGCATATCCTGGTGGTCGACGATGTGTTGACGACGGGCGCGACGGCGAACGAGGTCGCACGCGTTTTGAAACAGTCGGGCGCCGCAGGGGTGACCTTGGCTGTCGTGGCGCGGGCCGTTCGACGCAGTTAG